The Streptomyces spororaveus genome includes a region encoding these proteins:
- a CDS encoding TolB family protein, producing the protein MTLSNSRRLLVLAVAVLLLGGLAAALVLRSASRDDKPSAGGPTVAAGAVTLTRPGSLAFLNGGQGPHRGAVASVPADAPESGRTASELTCQRFYAAAGTGVCLRSTPGALAQDNKALIVDSELRTLRSFPLAGTPSRARVSPSGRFAAWTVFVSGESYGAAFFSTRTAIVDTRTGKLEANLEEFAIDMDGREHRAQDVNFWGVTFSKDDDTFYATVSTGGETHLVKGSISGRSVKTLAKNVECPSLSPDETRIAYKKRVRAGASLWREHVMDLGTLREHALAEKRSVDDQAAWLDDRTLAYGLPTDGAADSTDLWTVPADGSGTPRLLAPGAASPARLG; encoded by the coding sequence ATGACGCTGTCGAACTCCCGGCGCCTGCTCGTACTCGCGGTGGCGGTACTGCTCCTCGGGGGCCTCGCCGCCGCGCTCGTGCTGCGCTCGGCCTCCCGCGACGACAAGCCGTCGGCGGGCGGCCCGACGGTCGCCGCCGGGGCCGTCACGCTCACCCGGCCCGGCTCCCTGGCCTTCCTCAACGGCGGCCAGGGCCCGCACCGCGGGGCCGTCGCCTCGGTGCCCGCCGACGCGCCCGAGTCCGGGCGCACGGCCTCCGAACTCACCTGCCAGCGCTTCTACGCCGCCGCGGGCACCGGCGTGTGCCTGCGCTCCACACCGGGCGCGCTCGCCCAGGACAACAAGGCGCTGATCGTCGACTCCGAACTGCGCACCCTGCGCAGCTTCCCCCTCGCCGGCACCCCCAGCCGCGCCCGGGTCTCGCCCAGCGGCCGGTTCGCCGCCTGGACCGTCTTCGTCTCCGGCGAGTCGTACGGCGCCGCCTTCTTCTCCACCCGTACCGCGATCGTGGACACCCGCACCGGGAAGCTGGAGGCGAACCTGGAGGAGTTCGCCATCGACATGGACGGCCGGGAGCACCGCGCGCAGGACGTGAACTTCTGGGGGGTCACCTTCTCCAAGGACGACGACACCTTCTACGCCACCGTCTCCACCGGCGGTGAGACCCACCTGGTCAAGGGCTCGATCTCGGGACGCAGCGTCAAGACCCTCGCCAAGAACGTCGAATGCCCCTCCCTGTCCCCGGACGAGACGCGCATCGCCTACAAGAAGCGGGTCCGGGCCGGGGCCTCGCTCTGGCGCGAGCACGTGATGGACCTCGGGACGCTGCGCGAGCACGCGCTCGCGGAGAAGCGCAGCGTGGACGACCAGGCCGCCTGGCTCGACGACCGGACGCTCGCCTACGGGCTGCCCACCGACGGCGCGGCCGACAGCACGGACCTGTGGACCGTGCCCGCCGACGGCAGTGGCACCCCGCGGCTGCTGGCCCCCGGCGCCGCGTCCCCGGCCCGCCTCGGCTGA
- a CDS encoding DUF3995 domain-containing protein: MKEVVDTRPATRRTPSVRRWAAYATCVWTLAGYGTLKLYWALGGTALISSAPLPRSAREELVAQTPGTIAGHWISVGLVVVGALAALATVRPWGRVLPRRLLTVPMWIIGCLMVSRACGVLGFGFIGDVMVLTGSVHVGPSDMEVARSLSRVDLLLWSPYFLVWGLLWGATAWATPVRRPPVRP, encoded by the coding sequence ATGAAGGAGGTGGTGGACACGCGGCCTGCGACGCGCCGCACCCCGTCCGTACGGCGATGGGCCGCCTACGCGACGTGTGTCTGGACCCTCGCCGGCTACGGGACGCTCAAACTCTATTGGGCGCTGGGCGGCACGGCGCTCATCTCCAGTGCCCCATTGCCGCGGTCGGCGCGTGAGGAGCTCGTCGCGCAAACCCCCGGCACGATCGCCGGCCACTGGATCTCGGTCGGCCTGGTCGTCGTGGGCGCGTTGGCGGCGCTCGCCACGGTGCGGCCCTGGGGACGTGTGCTGCCACGCCGGCTCTTGACCGTGCCGATGTGGATCATCGGATGCCTCATGGTGTCGCGGGCGTGCGGGGTGTTGGGGTTCGGCTTCATCGGTGACGTCATGGTGTTGACGGGCAGCGTTCACGTAGGTCCGTCCGACATGGAGGTCGCGCGCAGTCTGTCCCGCGTGGACCTGCTGCTCTGGTCTCCCTATTTCCTGGTGTGGGGCCTGCTGTGGGGTGCGACCGCATGGGCCACCCCGGTGCGCCGGCCCCCTGTCCGCCCGTGA
- a CDS encoding MFS transporter — protein MYLADRSAPASEGAKTAPGRGSVRAPAVASTVLALGAVSMITDISSEMVTAVLPLYLIAGLGLSPLGFGALDGVYNGVSALVQLTGGHLADRVRNHKLIAGIGYGLSALCKPLLLLAHSLGPISVILTLERTGKGLRTAPRDALISLSTPPELQGRAFGVHRAMDTTGALLGPLAAFLILSVTVDGYDAVFGVSACVAVLGVVVLMLFVPSGGAPAPTPAKAAAKATATTGTAAAGAANATAVPDADRPAPVRLRDALGLLRLPRLRNLAVCAVLLGLTTVSDAFVYLLLQRRTGIGDQWFPLLPLGTAAVFLLLAVPAGALADRIGRRTVFLTGHALLLTGYGLLLWAPAWPALPFLVLALHGMFYAATDGVLPAAVAATVPGELRATGMALVGTGQALARFGCSLAFGGAWTLWGTGPALAAAAAGLLCCAAVAGFVLRPAAPQEARTDSNRTDPKRVRPPR, from the coding sequence ATGTACCTCGCGGACCGTTCCGCGCCCGCGTCCGAGGGTGCGAAGACCGCTCCGGGCCGGGGATCCGTCCGGGCTCCGGCGGTCGCCTCGACCGTCCTCGCCCTGGGCGCGGTCAGCATGATCACCGACATCTCGTCCGAGATGGTCACCGCCGTCCTGCCCCTGTACCTGATCGCCGGTCTGGGGCTGAGCCCCCTCGGCTTCGGGGCGCTCGACGGCGTCTACAACGGGGTCAGCGCCCTCGTGCAGCTGACCGGCGGCCATCTCGCCGACCGGGTCCGCAACCACAAGCTGATCGCCGGCATCGGCTACGGCCTGTCGGCGCTGTGCAAACCGCTGCTGCTGCTCGCCCACAGCCTGGGCCCGATCAGCGTGATCCTCACGCTGGAACGCACCGGCAAGGGTCTGCGCACCGCCCCGCGCGACGCGCTGATCTCCCTGTCCACACCACCCGAGTTACAAGGGCGCGCCTTCGGCGTGCACCGGGCCATGGACACCACCGGGGCGCTGCTCGGCCCGCTCGCGGCCTTCCTGATCCTGAGCGTCACGGTCGACGGCTACGACGCCGTCTTCGGTGTCAGCGCCTGCGTCGCCGTACTGGGCGTCGTGGTGCTCATGCTGTTCGTCCCGTCCGGCGGAGCCCCGGCGCCGACCCCGGCGAAGGCGGCAGCGAAGGCCACGGCCACCACGGGTACCGCTGCTGCTGGTGCCGCCAACGCCACCGCCGTCCCCGACGCGGACCGGCCGGCCCCCGTACGGCTGCGCGACGCGCTCGGCCTGCTGCGCCTGCCCCGGCTGCGCAATCTGGCCGTCTGCGCCGTCCTGCTGGGCCTGACCACCGTCAGCGACGCCTTCGTCTACCTGCTCCTGCAGCGCCGCACCGGTATCGGCGACCAGTGGTTCCCGCTCCTGCCGCTCGGCACCGCCGCCGTGTTCCTGCTGCTCGCCGTGCCCGCCGGGGCCCTCGCCGACCGGATCGGCCGGCGCACCGTCTTCCTCACCGGGCACGCCCTCCTGCTGACCGGCTACGGGCTGCTGCTGTGGGCTCCCGCCTGGCCCGCCCTGCCCTTCCTCGTCCTCGCCCTGCACGGCATGTTCTACGCCGCCACCGACGGGGTGCTGCCCGCCGCCGTCGCCGCCACCGTCCCCGGGGAACTGCGCGCCACCGGCATGGCCCTGGTCGGCACCGGCCAGGCGCTGGCCCGCTTCGGCTGCTCACTGGCCTTCGGCGGAGCCTGGACCCTCTGGGGCACCGGCCCGGCCCTGGCCGCCGCCGCGGCCGGCCTGCTGTGCTGCGCCGCCGTCGCCGGCTTCGTCCTGCGCCCGGCGGCGCCGCAGGAGGCCCGAACCGACTCGAACCGAACCGACCCGAAGCGCGTGAGGCCCCCCAGATGA
- a CDS encoding glycoside hydrolase family 16 protein, which yields MAAAHRARRRSLGGVVLLVATALVAAVLMSFTPSVAPHAGAAVVAQTWSDEFDGAAGRAPDAAKWTLETGGSGFGNHELQYYTNSTSNAALDGQGNLVITARKNTDAGLGCWYGQCQYTSARLNTAKTFTQAYGRFEARIKIPRGQGIWPAFWMLGNDLGSVGWPNSGEIDIMENIGREPNTVHGTVHGPGYSGAGGLGAAYSLPGGRAFADDFHVFAVDWSPNSLVWSVDGTTYKTLTPADTGGNKWVFDHPFFVILNLAVGGDWPGSPDASTSFPQTMTVDYVRASSASAPAARPMRGIGGMCVDVAGGSDADRTPIQLHDCTGSAAQQWTIGGDGTVRALGKCLDVAGGSTADGAVVQLYTCNGTNAQKWTYTAARDLTNTGAGKCLDAKGNSSADGTRLQTWTCTGAANQKWTVG from the coding sequence ATGGCTGCTGCTCATCGCGCACGCCGCCGCTCTCTCGGCGGAGTGGTGCTCCTCGTGGCCACCGCCCTGGTCGCGGCGGTGCTCATGTCCTTCACCCCTTCGGTCGCCCCGCACGCCGGTGCCGCGGTTGTCGCGCAGACCTGGTCCGACGAGTTCGACGGGGCGGCCGGCCGCGCTCCTGACGCCGCCAAGTGGACGCTTGAGACCGGCGGTTCGGGCTTCGGAAACCACGAGCTGCAGTACTACACCAACAGCACCTCGAACGCCGCGCTCGACGGCCAGGGCAACCTGGTCATCACCGCGCGGAAGAACACCGACGCCGGCCTCGGCTGCTGGTACGGGCAGTGCCAGTACACCTCGGCCCGGCTGAACACCGCCAAGACCTTCACCCAGGCGTACGGCCGTTTCGAGGCCCGCATCAAAATCCCCCGCGGCCAGGGCATCTGGCCCGCCTTCTGGATGCTCGGCAACGACCTCGGCAGCGTGGGCTGGCCCAACAGCGGCGAGATCGACATCATGGAGAACATCGGCCGCGAACCCAACACGGTGCACGGTACGGTGCACGGCCCCGGCTACTCCGGAGCGGGCGGCCTCGGCGCCGCGTACAGCCTGCCCGGCGGCCGCGCCTTCGCCGACGACTTCCACGTGTTCGCCGTCGACTGGAGCCCGAACTCCCTCGTCTGGTCGGTGGACGGCACGACGTACAAGACCCTCACGCCGGCCGACACCGGCGGCAACAAGTGGGTCTTCGACCACCCGTTCTTCGTCATCCTCAACCTGGCGGTCGGTGGGGACTGGCCCGGCAGCCCGGACGCCTCCACGTCCTTCCCGCAGACGATGACCGTCGACTATGTCCGCGCCTCCTCCGCCAGCGCCCCCGCCGCACGCCCGATGCGTGGTATCGGCGGCATGTGCGTCGACGTCGCCGGCGGCTCCGACGCCGACCGCACCCCCATCCAGTTGCACGACTGCACCGGCAGCGCGGCCCAGCAGTGGACCATCGGGGGCGACGGCACCGTCCGCGCCCTCGGCAAGTGCCTCGACGTCGCGGGCGGCTCCACCGCCGACGGCGCCGTCGTCCAGCTCTACACCTGCAACGGCACCAACGCCCAGAAGTGGACGTACACCGCCGCTCGCGACCTCACCAACACAGGTGCGGGCAAGTGCCTGGATGCCAAGGGCAACTCCTCCGCCGACGGCACCCGGTTGCAGACCTGGACCTGCACCGGCGCCGCCAACCAGAAGTGGACGGTCGGCTGA
- a CDS encoding alpha-lytic protease prodomain-containing protein, whose protein sequence is MKHTTPLRAAATALLLTVGLGAAPTGVASAVPLPEPAAASSAAAPSASAGLLDAMRRDLGLTASQAEERLDAERAAAAVEKTARQAAGGAYGGSWYEPSTGRLVVAVTTRAKESEARALGADTRLVRHSAAALDRAKARLDTLRAPTGVAGWHVDPRTNSVVVTVVRSEREAPAVREFVDRARTGGPVTVAETAQAPRTYAAGTVGGDPYYTGNVRCSIGFSVHGGFVTAGHCGQAGAAVRGWDGSAMGTFQGSSFPGNDYAYVGIHSGWWTVPVVLGWGTIPDQLVRGSAEAPVGASICRSGSTTHWHCGTVLAKNETVNYSQGAVHQMTKTSVCAEGGDSGGSFLSGDQAQGVTSGGWGNCSSGGQTWFQPINEILGRYGLTLHTA, encoded by the coding sequence GTGAAACACACCACCCCCTTACGCGCCGCCGCCACCGCCCTGCTCCTGACCGTCGGCCTGGGCGCCGCCCCTACCGGCGTGGCGAGCGCCGTCCCGCTTCCGGAGCCCGCCGCGGCATCGTCCGCCGCAGCGCCGTCCGCCTCGGCCGGACTGCTCGACGCGATGCGCCGGGACCTCGGGCTCACCGCTTCCCAGGCCGAGGAACGGCTGGACGCAGAAAGGGCTGCGGCGGCCGTGGAGAAGACCGCACGGCAGGCCGCGGGTGGTGCGTACGGCGGCTCGTGGTACGAGCCTTCCACCGGCCGGCTCGTCGTCGCGGTGACCACCCGCGCGAAGGAGTCCGAGGCGCGGGCACTGGGCGCCGACACCCGCCTCGTCCGGCACAGCGCCGCCGCGCTGGACCGCGCCAAAGCGCGCCTGGACACTCTGCGCGCCCCCACCGGGGTGGCCGGCTGGCACGTCGACCCGCGGACCAACAGCGTCGTCGTCACGGTCGTACGCAGCGAGCGGGAAGCCCCCGCCGTACGGGAGTTCGTCGACCGGGCCCGGACCGGCGGCCCCGTCACCGTCGCCGAGACGGCGCAGGCGCCCCGTACGTACGCCGCGGGCACCGTCGGCGGCGACCCGTACTACACCGGCAACGTCCGCTGCTCGATCGGCTTCTCCGTGCACGGCGGCTTCGTGACGGCTGGGCACTGCGGGCAGGCGGGGGCCGCCGTGCGCGGCTGGGACGGGTCCGCGATGGGCACCTTCCAGGGATCCTCGTTCCCCGGCAACGACTACGCGTACGTCGGCATCCACAGCGGCTGGTGGACCGTACCGGTGGTGCTCGGCTGGGGCACCATCCCGGACCAGCTGGTACGCGGCTCCGCCGAGGCACCCGTGGGCGCCTCGATCTGCCGGTCGGGGTCCACGACGCACTGGCACTGCGGCACCGTCCTCGCCAAGAACGAGACCGTCAACTACAGCCAGGGCGCCGTCCACCAGATGACGAAGACCAGCGTCTGCGCCGAGGGCGGCGACTCCGGCGGCTCGTTCCTCAGCGGGGACCAGGCCCAGGGCGTCACCTCCGGCGGCTGGGGCAACTGCTCGTCCGGCGGCCAGACGTGGTTCCAGCCGATCAACGAAATCCTCGGCCGCTACGGCCTGACGCTGCACACCGCCTGA
- a CDS encoding glycoside hydrolase family 64 protein — protein sequence MPRRKLLAVTAGLALAVPAAAAWLEMSANASTTATLPLDLVNATGNNTVYAYVLGRDPEAGGTWAFIQANGSSLYHPPAPADDQTPLGVDCAIPLNAPGAGARRVTLPRLDSGRIYFSVGTKLTFLVNRGGGLALPSVSNPTDPNTNVAHDFCEFTFNSDQLYANITFVDMVSLPIAFQLETGQGTQTVRGLPADGLSRVAAALRAQSAADGSDWSRLIVTAGGRDLRVLSPNLAIRGNGALFRGYFDGYVDEVWNKYRSTDLRIDTQFTWGTVTGRVNGDVLTFPGVGSFAKPSTHSIFSCSDAPFTTGNDLMGNLSARLAAAFNRTTLLDNPHQPTAEKPAAFYTRPRTNHYARILHNTTPDQLGYAFPYDDVHPAGVDFEGKVQSGTPGRWTITVGGVTGGGTPAPTPTATAPGGGVSAFTTIQAEAFNAQSGAQVEACSDGGGGSAVGHLSNGDWLKFSAVAFGSTGATRFDARVASGAAGGVSGLVQVRLGSPTATPVGGFAVANTGGWQAWRTVPADIRRTTGTHDVYLTFDSGQSSDFVNVNWFSFA from the coding sequence ATGCCCCGCAGAAAACTCCTCGCCGTCACGGCGGGCCTGGCTCTCGCCGTGCCCGCCGCGGCAGCCTGGCTCGAGATGAGCGCCAACGCCTCCACCACCGCCACGCTCCCCCTGGACCTGGTGAACGCCACCGGCAACAACACGGTGTACGCCTATGTGCTCGGCCGTGACCCCGAGGCCGGCGGCACCTGGGCCTTCATCCAGGCCAACGGCTCCAGCCTGTACCACCCGCCGGCTCCGGCCGACGATCAGACCCCGCTCGGGGTCGACTGTGCCATCCCGCTCAACGCGCCCGGCGCCGGAGCGCGGAGGGTGACGCTGCCGCGCCTGGACAGCGGCCGTATCTACTTCTCCGTCGGCACGAAGCTCACCTTCCTGGTGAACCGCGGCGGCGGTCTGGCCCTGCCGTCGGTGAGCAACCCCACCGACCCCAACACGAACGTCGCTCACGACTTCTGCGAATTCACCTTCAACAGCGACCAGTTGTACGCCAACATCACGTTCGTCGACATGGTCTCACTGCCGATCGCCTTCCAACTGGAGACCGGGCAGGGCACCCAGACGGTGCGCGGGCTGCCGGCCGACGGACTGTCCCGGGTCGCCGCCGCGCTGCGGGCCCAGTCCGCCGCCGACGGCAGCGACTGGAGCCGGCTGATCGTCACCGCGGGCGGCCGCGACCTGCGCGTACTCAGCCCCAACCTGGCCATCCGCGGCAACGGCGCCTTGTTCCGCGGCTACTTCGACGGCTACGTAGACGAGGTGTGGAACAAGTACCGCTCCACCGACCTGCGCATCGACACCCAGTTCACCTGGGGAACCGTCACCGGCCGGGTGAACGGCGACGTCCTCACCTTCCCCGGAGTCGGCAGCTTCGCCAAGCCGTCCACCCATTCGATCTTCTCCTGCAGCGACGCGCCCTTCACCACGGGCAACGACCTGATGGGCAATCTCAGCGCACGGCTCGCCGCCGCCTTCAACCGCACCACCCTGCTGGACAACCCCCACCAGCCGACCGCCGAGAAGCCCGCCGCCTTCTACACCCGGCCGCGCACCAACCACTACGCCCGCATCCTGCACAACACCACCCCCGACCAACTCGGGTACGCCTTCCCGTACGACGACGTTCACCCGGCCGGAGTCGACTTCGAGGGCAAGGTGCAGTCCGGCACCCCCGGCCGCTGGACCATCACGGTCGGCGGTGTGACCGGCGGCGGTACACCAGCCCCCACGCCGACCGCCACCGCCCCGGGCGGCGGGGTCAGCGCCTTCACCACCATCCAGGCCGAGGCGTTCAACGCCCAGTCCGGAGCACAGGTCGAGGCCTGCTCCGACGGAGGCGGCGGATCCGCCGTCGGCCATCTGTCCAACGGCGACTGGCTCAAGTTCTCGGCCGTCGCCTTCGGCTCCACCGGCGCCACCCGCTTCGACGCCCGCGTCGCTTCCGGAGCAGCCGGTGGAGTCAGCGGCCTGGTCCAGGTCCGCCTCGGCAGCCCCACAGCCACCCCGGTCGGCGGCTTCGCCGTCGCCAACACCGGCGGCTGGCAGGCCTGGCGCACCGTGCCCGCCGACATCCGCCGCACCACCGGAACCCACGACGTCTATCTGACCTTCGACAGCGGCCAGTCCTCCGACTTCGTCAACGTCAACTGGTTCTCCTTCGCCTAG
- a CDS encoding glycosyltransferase, translating to MTSIVIPAHNEGRVIGRLLDALLADTTPVSGPDIVVVCNGCTDDTARVAGERGDRVRVVEIPTPSKHLALRAGDEHARGFPRLYVDADVVVGAADVRALVGVLGRSPELLAAAPGRDIPLGGCAWPVRAYYRVWQRLPAVREGLFGRGVIAVTEPGHARIAALPPLMADDLAASLAFGPGERRVVEEARVIVRPPRTWSDLIRRKVRAATSSAEYERFRAARRAETPSGTPQQGPGQVAERASEQTARTGTADLRALLWARPALLPGVVVFVVAALAARRGSRKAIRDQDFSTWLRDESSREG from the coding sequence GTGACCAGCATCGTGATACCGGCCCACAACGAAGGCCGGGTCATCGGCCGGCTCCTCGACGCGCTCCTGGCCGACACCACCCCGGTGTCCGGGCCCGACATCGTCGTGGTGTGCAACGGCTGTACGGACGACACCGCCCGCGTGGCGGGCGAGCGCGGCGACCGCGTCCGCGTGGTCGAGATCCCGACTCCCTCCAAACACCTGGCACTTCGGGCCGGCGACGAGCACGCGCGGGGCTTCCCCCGGCTGTACGTGGACGCCGACGTCGTCGTCGGGGCCGCCGACGTACGGGCCCTGGTGGGCGTCCTCGGCCGGAGTCCGGAGCTGCTCGCCGCCGCCCCCGGACGGGACATCCCGCTGGGCGGCTGCGCCTGGCCGGTACGGGCGTACTACCGGGTGTGGCAGCGGCTGCCCGCCGTCCGCGAGGGGCTGTTCGGCCGCGGGGTCATCGCCGTGACCGAGCCGGGGCACGCGCGGATCGCCGCGCTGCCCCCGCTGATGGCCGACGACCTGGCCGCGTCCCTCGCCTTCGGGCCGGGGGAGCGGCGCGTGGTCGAGGAGGCCCGGGTGATCGTCCGGCCGCCGCGGACCTGGTCCGATCTGATCCGGCGGAAGGTCCGTGCGGCGACCTCCTCGGCGGAGTACGAGCGTTTCCGGGCGGCGCGGCGGGCCGAGACGCCGTCCGGGACGCCGCAGCAGGGGCCCGGGCAGGTGGCTGAGCGGGCGTCCGAGCAGACCGCGCGGACCGGAACGGCCGATCTGCGTGCCCTGCTGTGGGCCCGGCCGGCGCTGCTGCCGGGGGTGGTGGTGTTCGTGGTGGCCGCGCTGGCCGCCCGCCGGGGTTCCCGGAAGGCCATTCGCGACCAGGACTTCTCCACCTGGCTGCGGGACGAGAGCAGCCGGGAGGGCTGA
- a CDS encoding carboxypeptidase regulatory-like domain-containing protein, with amino-acid sequence MFGQVRAVSDQSPIFMIKVSVYRSDLSEIDHVFTDEEGRYSVAIAAGETVTVRFDTHHSLTNARDWQPSVVANVITSDETPLDRSLLPTGQDYGAAGNMDALNGYVIAAAVQEVEEYAPTAAYRLSMLKQHSLVLSSLQQRLLDHFSETA; translated from the coding sequence ATGTTCGGGCAAGTGCGAGCAGTTTCCGACCAGAGTCCGATCTTCATGATCAAGGTCAGCGTCTATCGCAGTGACCTCTCGGAGATCGATCACGTCTTCACCGACGAAGAGGGTCGGTACAGCGTGGCAATCGCCGCAGGTGAAACGGTCACCGTACGGTTCGACACGCACCACTCCCTCACCAATGCCAGGGATTGGCAGCCGTCGGTGGTCGCGAACGTGATCACCAGTGACGAGACCCCCTTGGACCGCTCTCTGCTTCCCACGGGTCAGGATTACGGCGCGGCGGGGAACATGGACGCGCTGAACGGCTATGTGATCGCCGCGGCCGTGCAGGAGGTCGAGGAGTACGCCCCCACGGCCGCGTACCGCCTCTCGATGCTCAAGCAGCACAGCCTGGTGCTGAGCAGTCTCCAGCAGCGGCTCCTGGACCACTTCAGCGAGACGGCCTAG
- a CDS encoding tetratricopeptide repeat protein has translation MAETKKRGRRWAPIHPVNTHAGHLAQFLRHQVDTSGKTLAVLAGEVGYSKSQVSSLLGGRIPPRRFVIALISATVPNPLHERRQAEALRLLHDAEHPPRTSASTVPAQAGAVTLAQTQADQIQVYERLTRALEQEGELRKAAENSARLIWVLLGMVNRLDDRVRVLSGERDRLARQVAGGTVEAAEMRLIRAEEQKAKAESELRRAEEKKKQAESLADRLREEIEVLTDELDRLRGDGPSPHDDLPRQDVRLYEGPTGDAEADDIDTALARAAAVNDEDSDTIDRISTEITGGPAMVETVPVIVPDNAPTSPDVANKPAAQLKQEAEAAAESGNAAEAAFLYGALATLTSAYLGARHTDSLNHRDFHAEWTGEAGDPATARDLHANLIEDHTHALGPDHEHTLTSRNNHAYWTGEAGDPATARDLHAALVTDRTRILGPDHEHTLISRNNHANYTGEAGDPATARDLHAALVTDRTRILGPDDNDTLLSRHNHAHWTGRAGAPATARDLHANLIEDHTHTLGPDHKDTLDSRHEHAYWTGEAGDPATARDLYAALVTDRTRILGPVHKDTLLSRNNHANYTGEAGDPATARDLHANLVEDLTHALGPDHKDTLDSRHEHRRWEKEAGKPPLAG, from the coding sequence ATGGCGGAGACGAAGAAGCGCGGGCGCAGGTGGGCGCCGATCCACCCCGTCAACACCCATGCCGGACACCTCGCGCAGTTCCTGCGCCACCAGGTAGACACCTCCGGCAAGACCCTCGCCGTGCTGGCAGGAGAGGTCGGGTATTCGAAAAGCCAGGTGAGCAGTCTGCTGGGCGGGCGGATCCCGCCCCGGCGCTTTGTCATCGCGCTCATCTCCGCGACTGTGCCGAACCCGCTGCACGAGCGCCGGCAGGCCGAAGCCCTGAGGCTCTTGCACGACGCCGAGCACCCGCCCCGCACTTCGGCCTCCACGGTGCCGGCGCAGGCCGGCGCCGTCACTCTCGCGCAGACACAGGCCGATCAGATCCAGGTGTACGAGCGGCTCACACGCGCGCTGGAACAGGAAGGCGAACTACGGAAGGCGGCGGAGAACTCGGCCCGCCTGATCTGGGTGCTCCTGGGCATGGTCAACCGGCTCGACGACCGGGTGCGTGTCCTGTCCGGGGAGCGCGACCGGCTCGCCCGTCAGGTGGCGGGCGGAACCGTCGAAGCCGCCGAAATGCGGTTGATCCGGGCCGAGGAACAGAAGGCCAAGGCGGAGTCGGAACTGAGGCGGGCGGAAGAGAAGAAGAAGCAGGCCGAAAGCCTCGCCGACCGCCTCCGAGAAGAGATCGAGGTGCTCACCGACGAACTCGACCGGCTCCGCGGTGACGGACCCTCACCCCACGACGACCTCCCCCGCCAGGACGTCCGCTTGTATGAAGGACCCACGGGCGATGCGGAGGCCGACGACATCGACACGGCACTCGCCAGGGCTGCCGCGGTCAACGACGAGGACTCCGACACCATCGACCGGATCAGCACCGAGATCACCGGCGGTCCCGCCATGGTCGAGACAGTGCCCGTCATTGTTCCGGACAATGCCCCGACCAGCCCGGACGTGGCGAACAAACCGGCTGCACAGCTCAAGCAGGAAGCAGAAGCAGCCGCCGAAAGCGGCAACGCCGCCGAGGCCGCGTTCCTCTACGGCGCCCTCGCCACGCTCACCTCCGCCTACCTCGGTGCCCGGCACACCGACAGCCTCAACCATCGCGACTTCCACGCCGAGTGGACGGGTGAGGCCGGCGACCCGGCCACCGCACGCGACCTCCACGCCAACCTGATCGAAGACCACACCCACGCCCTCGGACCCGACCACGAACACACCCTGACCAGCCGCAACAACCACGCCTACTGGACGGGTGAGGCCGGCGACCCGGCCACCGCACGCGACCTCCACGCCGCACTCGTCACCGACCGCACCCGCATCCTCGGACCCGACCACGAACACACCCTGATCAGCCGCAACAACCACGCCAACTACACAGGCGAGGCCGGCGACCCGGCCACCGCACGCGACCTCCACGCCGCACTCGTCACCGACCGCACCCGCATCCTCGGACCCGACGACAACGACACCCTGCTCAGCCGCCACAACCACGCCCACTGGACGGGTAGGGCCGGTGCCCCGGCCACCGCACGCGACCTCCACGCCAACCTGATCGAAGACCACACCCACACCCTCGGACCCGACCACAAGGACACCCTGGACAGCCGCCACGAGCACGCCTACTGGACGGGTGAGGCCGGCGACCCGGCCACCGCACGCGACCTCTACGCCGCACTCGTCACCGACCGCACCCGCATCCTCGGGCCCGTCCACAAGGACACCCTGCTCAGCCGCAACAACCACGCCAACTACACGGGTGAGGCCGGCGACCCGGCCACCGCACGCGACCTCCACGCCAACCTGGTCGAAGACCTCACCCACGCCCTCGGACCCGACCACAAAGACACCCTGGACAGCCGCCACGAGCACAGGCGGTGGGAGAAGGAAGCGGGCAAACCGCCCCTGGCTGGCTAG